The genomic stretch CGACAGTGGGAGTACACCTACGACTCGCCGGGCGAGAGTCACGAGGTGGTGGTGCGCGCGACGGACGGCACCGGCACGCTCCAGCCGAAAAAGACGCAGAAACCGTTCCCGAGCGGGGCGACCGGTTGGGTCTCGAAGACGATCGACGGCTGAGTTCGATTTCTTCAGCCGTCAGTATTGCACCGATTTCAGATCAGCACTCCGACCAGCCGCAGGACTCGCACGTCTTGCAGCCCTCGGAGTAGTAGAGCGTGAACGAGCCACAGCTCGGACACTCGGGGCTCTCGCCGTTGTCGATGAGTTTCTGGGCGTCCGATTTGGTTCGGCCCCGGTCCGCGGAGCCCTCCTGGGTCGCGACCCCGCCGTCGGGTTCCGCACCGCTCGCCGCGCTCTCGTCGGCGATCTCGTCGAGGTTCGCCTGCTTGGGGTAGGCCTGCTCGATCTCGCCGTCGAGGTAGCGCCGCATCGCGGTGCCGATGGCGTCCGGGATCGACTGGATCTGCTCGCCCTTGTCCCAGGCGACCTTCGGACTTCGCGTGCCGTTGAGTTCGTCGGCGATCTCGACCGGGTCGACGCCCGACCGGAGCGCGGTCGAGATGACCTTCGCGAGCGCCTCGGTGAACGAGTTGGTGAACCCGCCGGAGTGGCCGATGTTGGCGAAGAGCTCGAACGCCCGTCCCTGGTTGTCCTCGTTGATGTTGACGTAGAGCTTGCCGTAGCCCGTGTCGATGCGCTGGGTCACGCCGTGGAGCACGTCGGGCCGGGGCTGCTTCTCGGCGTAGGCGGGCTCGGCGAGCCCGTCGAGGTCGGCGTCGAGCGCCGCCCGGACGTCCTCGTTGTCGAGGAACTCGGAGAGGCCGCCGAAGACCTCCTCGATCTGTTCGGCGATGACCGCCGCCGCCTCGTCCTCGTCGGCGAACTCGGCGTTGTCCGCACGGGTCGTGAGGACCTGCTTCGAACGCGTGCCGTCGCGGTAGACGGTGACGCCCTTCCCGCCGTTGTCGTAGATGTAGCGATAGACCTCGTCCATGTCCTCCTTCGAGGCGCTGTTCGGGAAGTTACAGGTCTTCGAGATGGCCGAGTCCACACCGGCCTGACAGGCACACTGGACCGCCGCGTGCTGTTTCCCGGTGAGGTCCGCGGTCACGACGAACAGCTCGCCGATGGCGTCCGGCACCGAATCGAGCCCCTCGACGCCGTCGAATTCGTTGCTACTCATCTGGTCCTGGGCCTCTCGTTTCACCGCGTCGACGTCGATGTCGTTGGCCTCTAGGACACGGAGGAAGTAGTCGTCGAACTCGACGAGCATCTCGTCGCCCTGGACGTCGTCGGAGACGTTCTTGTAGTAGGCGACGTTGTAGATGGGCTCACAACCGCCGGTGGTGTTGCCGACCATGCTCGTGGTGCCCGTCGGCGCGATGGTCGTCGTGTTGTGGTTGCGCATCGGGAACCCGTCGGCCCAGTCGTCGGCCGACTCCCCAGTTTGAGCCTCGAACCACTCGCGGTACTCGGTGGGGTTCGCGTACTTCGAGTCCGCCCAGTCGTCGAAGCTTCCACGAACTTCGGCGAGGTCGTGGGAGGCGGCCTTCGAGCCGTGGTTGATGTGGGTCATGAGCTGGCGGGCGACCTCGTTGCCCTCCGCGGAGCCGTAGCGCACCCCCAACTGGATGTAGAGCTGGGCGAGGCCCATGACGCCGAGCCCGATCTTCCGCATCTCGCGGACCTTCTGTTCGATCTTCGCCACCGGGAAGTCGCTCATCGTGACGACGTTCTCGAGGAAGCGAGTACCCAATTCGATGCGGCGATCGAACTCCTCGAAGTCGATGGCTTCCTCCAGATAGGCGTCCATCGCGGCCTCGTGGGAGTCGTACTCGGCCTCGTGCTCGGCCGACCAGACCCGCCAGTCGGGCGCGTCGCTCGCGGCGAGCGTCGAGAGGTTGATGTGGCCGAGGTTGCAGGCCTCGTACTCTTCGAGGGGCTGCTCCCCACACGGGTTCGTCGCGAGGATCTCGTGGTCGGGATGCTCCTCGACGTCGAACGAGTGCTCCTTGTTGACGCGTTCGAGGTAGATCACGCCGGGTTCGCCGTTCTGGTAGGCCCCGTCGACGATGTGCTCCCAGAGCGCCTCGGCGGGGATCGAGAGGACCTCGCCGACCTCGACGTGCTCGCCGAGGTCGTAGCACTCGTAGAGCTCCTTCGTCTCGGGCGTGGCGACGTGGGGTTCCTCGGTTCGGGGGTTCGTGAACGTGAACTCGCCGCCCTCCTTCAGCGCGTCCATGAAGTCGTCGGTGACACCCACGGAGATGTTGAAGTTCGAGAGGTGGCCCTCGACGGCGTTCCGGAGGTGTTTCGGGACTCTCCCCTCCTCGTCGATGAGTTCGCGGGCCTCTTCGAGCGCGTCGACGAACTGGGTGTGGGTGAAGTCGTCGGGGTCGTTGAGCCGCAGGGAGTGCGCGAGCGAGACGTCCTTGTTTTTCGCGTGGATGAACTGGATGACGTCCGGGTGGGAGACGCGCATGACGCCCATCTGCGCGCCGCGGCGTGCGCCGCCCTGCGCGATGGTCTCGCACATCTGGTCGTAGGTCCGCATGAAGGTGATCGGGCCGGAGGCGATCCCGCCCGTGCTCCCCACCGCGTCGCCGTAGGGCCGGAGCTTCCAGAACGCGTAGCCCATCCCGCCGCCCGACTGGAAGACCTGGGCGGCCTCTTTGGCCGTCTCGTGGATGTCGTCGATGTCGTCGCCCGGCGAGTCGACGAAGCAGGCGGAAAGCTGCTGGAGTTCGTCGCCGGCGTTCATCAGCGTCGGCGAGTTCGGCATGAACGAGAGGTGTTCCATTGAGTCCCGGAACGATTCGGCCGTCTCCTCGACGTGACTTCGAATCCCCTCGGGGAGGTCGGGAACGATGGTGTCGTAGGCGAACTTGTTGACGTTGTAGGCCGACAGCGCCGTCTCGGCCTCGGAGTCGGCGGTCGTGCCCGTGCCGAAGACCTCGCTCGCGAGCTCGTCGCGGCGCGGGTGGTCCGGTTTCAACTGGTCGGGCCGCACAGTAATATCGACGTCGCGCGCGTCGGCCTCGAAGACCGCCTCCGCGAGCGCGACGTTCTTCGCGACGCGCTCGAAGAGGTCCTCCTGGCTCTCGACGAGCTCGCCGTCGGCGTCCTTCCGGAGATAGCGCGCCGGCAGGATGTTGTCGTAGGCGTTCGCGGTGAGCCGCTCCTGAAGCGTCTCGCCGTCGACGCGCTTGACGGGGAGGTTGACCTCGTCGGCGGAGTTCGCGCGGCTCACGCGTCGTTCCTCCGGGCGGGTACGGGGATTCTGTGGTCGATACACCGGGTGAAGTAAGAGGAAGTCCCAACCATCTGTGACGGGAATCTCCTACTGAAGCGAGGGTGATGAACGCTTCGGCCCGCGTTTTCCTGTACTGGCTCGTCGATCGAAATCAAGGTCCGTTGGCTGGTCATGTTGACACCTGTTTGCGCCCGCACGCGTCCTATCGGGACACTCTCCACCTGAGCACATAACCGTAGGTAGACCAGAGTGAAAGTGGTTTCATCGGTGACGGAATCACCCAACGGGGACGAGATATCGACGCGAAGGCGGAGGGGGTTTTCGGATGGAAATCGGGGGCTGAAATCAGCCTTCGATGACTGGTTCGTCGGAGCGATTCGCGACACCCGCCAGGAAGTTCCGGATGATGTCGTGGCCCACACCAGTCAGCACGCTCTCGGGGTGGAACTGGACGCACTCGATGGGGTACTCGCGGTGGCGGATCCCCATCACGAGGTCGTCGGTGCGTGCGCTCACGGCGAAACAGTCGGGGATCTCCGTCGCGACAAGCGAGTGATATCGGCCCGCGCGGAAGCCCTGGTCCAGCCCCGCGAAGACGCCGTTCCCGTCGTGATCGATGGCGAACGCCTTGCCGTGGACGGGTTCCGGCGCGCGCCCGACCGACCCGCCGTAGGCGTAGACCGCGGCTTCGAGCCCGAGACAGACCCCGAGGGTCGGGATCTCGGGACCCAGTTCGCGGAAGACGTCGAGGGTCACCCCCACGTCGCGGTCGTTCTCGGGGTGGCCCGGACCGGGGCTCACCACGATGGCGTCGGGGTCGTAAGCACGTATCTCGTCGAGCGAAGCGGTGTTCCGGACGACGTGGGTGTCGGCGTGTTCGCTGACGTACTCCACGAGGTTGTAGGTGAACGAATCGAAGTTGTCGACGAACAGCACCCGCGGGCGGTCCGCGGTGGCTTCCGAATCGGTCGTCCCGGTCATCGGCCCGCCTCCGGGATGGAGGGTTCGTCCGATGGGCGCTCGATGCGTTCGAGCGCGGCGAGCACCCCGCCCATCTTGCGCTCGGTCTCCTCGTACTCGCTCGCGGGGTCGGAGTCCGCGACGATGCCCGCGCCCGCCTGCACCACGATTCGGTCGAGCGCGCGTGGGTGCGTGTCGCGTCGTTCGCTCCCGTGGTCGACGAGGGCCGTGCGGATCACGATCGCCACGTCGGCGTCGCCGTCCCACGAGAAGTAACCCACGCCGCCGCCGTAGAGGCCACGGTGGCTGGGTTCGAGGGCGTCGATGATCTCCATCGCGCGGACCTTCGGCGCGCCCGAGAGCGTCCCCATCGGGAAGGTCGCGCGCGTCGCGTCGAAGGCGTCGCGGTCCGCGGCCAATCGACCCGTGACCGTGGACTCGATGTGCTGGACGTGCGAGTACTTCAGCACGCTCATGAAGTCCCGGACCCGGACGGTGGTGGGTTCGCTCACGCGGCGGACGTCGTTGCGCGCGAGGTCCACCAGCATCGTGTGCTCGGCGCGTTCCTTCTCGTCGGCCAGGAGTTCACCCGCGAGTCGGCGGTCCTCGACCGGGCTCTCGCCCCGCTGGCAGGTCCCCGCGAGCGGATTCGAGACGACCTCGTTCTCGCGAACCGAGACCAGCGTCTCGGGGCTCGAACCCACGACCGAGCGCCCGCCGTATTCGAGGAGGTACATGTAGGGCGACGGGTTCACGTCCCGGAGCGCGGCGTAGAGCCCACGGGGATCGACCTCGCCGACGAGTTCACGGGTGCGCGAGAGCACGACCTGGTAGCTGTCGCCGTCCAGGACGTGCTCCTTCGCGCGCCGGACCGCCTCCTCGTAGGCCTCGCGCGACCCGGCGCGTTCGTCCTCGCGTTCGAACCCGCCGAACGTGGGGTCGCCGTTCGAAAGCGCTGCGGTCACCCGCTCGACCTCGCTCACGAGGTCGTCGTAGACCGCACTGGGGTCGTCGCCGGGCCGGAGGAGGGGCGTGAACACCAGCGAGACCTCGTCGGCGGCGTGGTCGAACGCCACGGTCTTCGTCGTGAGCACGAACTGGGCGTCGGGGACGGTCGAGTCGGGGCGGTCGAGCCCCACCTCGTCGAGGTGGAGGTCGTAGACGGCGTCGTAGGCGAGGAAGCCGACGAGCCCGCCCTCTAACTGCTGGCGGTCGCTGTCCGGGAAGTTCACGAGGTCGACGTCGGGGAGCGCGTCGCGGAGGCGGTCGAGGGTGTCGCCCGTGCCGGCGTCGAGCAGGTCGTCGTAGCGCGAATCGAAGGTCTCGACGTCGGTTCCGGTCGGATCGACCGTGACGGCGGCCGCGGGGTCGTAGCCCACGAACGAGTAGCGCGCGTGGCGGTCCTCGGGGGCGGGGGCGAACGCGCCGTCGGGGTCGCTGGAGGCGACCTTCTCGGCGCTCTCCAGCAGGAAGGTGTACTCGGCACCGACGGCGTCGGCGAGCGCCGCGTAGGCCGCCAGCG from Halococcus hamelinensis 100A6 encodes the following:
- the trpG gene encoding anthranilate synthase component II; this translates as MTGTTDSEATADRPRVLFVDNFDSFTYNLVEYVSEHADTHVVRNTASLDEIRAYDPDAIVVSPGPGHPENDRDVGVTLDVFRELGPEIPTLGVCLGLEAAVYAYGGSVGRAPEPVHGKAFAIDHDGNGVFAGLDQGFRAGRYHSLVATEIPDCFAVSARTDDLVMGIRHREYPIECVQFHPESVLTGVGHDIIRNFLAGVANRSDEPVIEG
- a CDS encoding adenosylcobalamin-dependent ribonucleoside-diphosphate reductase; its protein translation is MSRANSADEVNLPVKRVDGETLQERLTANAYDNILPARYLRKDADGELVESQEDLFERVAKNVALAEAVFEADARDVDITVRPDQLKPDHPRRDELASEVFGTGTTADSEAETALSAYNVNKFAYDTIVPDLPEGIRSHVEETAESFRDSMEHLSFMPNSPTLMNAGDELQQLSACFVDSPGDDIDDIHETAKEAAQVFQSGGGMGYAFWKLRPYGDAVGSTGGIASGPITFMRTYDQMCETIAQGGARRGAQMGVMRVSHPDVIQFIHAKNKDVSLAHSLRLNDPDDFTHTQFVDALEEARELIDEEGRVPKHLRNAVEGHLSNFNISVGVTDDFMDALKEGGEFTFTNPRTEEPHVATPETKELYECYDLGEHVEVGEVLSIPAEALWEHIVDGAYQNGEPGVIYLERVNKEHSFDVEEHPDHEILATNPCGEQPLEEYEACNLGHINLSTLAASDAPDWRVWSAEHEAEYDSHEAAMDAYLEEAIDFEEFDRRIELGTRFLENVVTMSDFPVAKIEQKVREMRKIGLGVMGLAQLYIQLGVRYGSAEGNEVARQLMTHINHGSKAASHDLAEVRGSFDDWADSKYANPTEYREWFEAQTGESADDWADGFPMRNHNTTTIAPTGTTSMVGNTTGGCEPIYNVAYYKNVSDDVQGDEMLVEFDDYFLRVLEANDIDVDAVKREAQDQMSSNEFDGVEGLDSVPDAIGELFVVTADLTGKQHAAVQCACQAGVDSAISKTCNFPNSASKEDMDEVYRYIYDNGGKGVTVYRDGTRSKQVLTTRADNAEFADEDEAAAVIAEQIEEVFGGLSEFLDNEDVRAALDADLDGLAEPAYAEKQPRPDVLHGVTQRIDTGYGKLYVNINEDNQGRAFELFANIGHSGGFTNSFTEALAKVISTALRSGVDPVEIADELNGTRSPKVAWDKGEQIQSIPDAIGTAMRRYLDGEIEQAYPKQANLDEIADESAASGAEPDGGVATQEGSADRGRTKSDAQKLIDNGESPECPSCGSFTLYYSEGCKTCESCGWSEC
- the trpE gene encoding anthranilate synthase component I → MSSPLDLDRDRFVELARDADGPVVVHTTAALDGDTEPLAAYAALADAVGAEYTFLLESAEKVASSDPDGAFAPAPEDRHARYSFVGYDPAAAVTVDPTGTDVETFDSRYDDLLDAGTGDTLDRLRDALPDVDLVNFPDSDRQQLEGGLVGFLAYDAVYDLHLDEVGLDRPDSTVPDAQFVLTTKTVAFDHAADEVSLVFTPLLRPGDDPSAVYDDLVSEVERVTAALSNGDPTFGGFEREDERAGSREAYEEAVRRAKEHVLDGDSYQVVLSRTRELVGEVDPRGLYAALRDVNPSPYMYLLEYGGRSVVGSSPETLVSVRENEVVSNPLAGTCQRGESPVEDRRLAGELLADEKERAEHTMLVDLARNDVRRVSEPTTVRVRDFMSVLKYSHVQHIESTVTGRLAADRDAFDATRATFPMGTLSGAPKVRAMEIIDALEPSHRGLYGGGVGYFSWDGDADVAIVIRTALVDHGSERRDTHPRALDRIVVQAGAGIVADSDPASEYEETERKMGGVLAALERIERPSDEPSIPEAGR